In a genomic window of Erinaceus europaeus chromosome 12, mEriEur2.1, whole genome shotgun sequence:
- the TMIE gene encoding transmembrane inner ear expressed protein, which produces MRLWHVVGIFSLFVLSIIITLCCVFNCRVPRTRKEIEARYLQRRAAKMYTDKLETVPPLNELTEIPGEDKKKKKKKKDSVDTVAIKVEEDEKNEAKKKKGEK; this is translated from the exons ATGCGTCTGTGGCACGTGGTGGGCATCTTCTCGCTCTTTGTGCTCTCCATCA TTATCACGCTGTGCTGTGTCTTCAACTGCCGAGTGCCACGCACCCGGAAGGAGATTGAAGCCCGCTACCTGCAGCGCAGGGCAGCCAAGATGTACACAGACAAACTAGAGACGGTGCCACCGCTCAACGAGCTGACGGAAATCCCCGGAG aggacaagaagaagaagaagaagaagaaggacagtgTGGACACAGTAGCCATCAAGGtagaggaggatgagaagaacGAGgccaagaagaagaaaggagagaagtga